A section of the Acanthochromis polyacanthus isolate Apoly-LR-REF ecotype Palm Island chromosome 13, KAUST_Apoly_ChrSc, whole genome shotgun sequence genome encodes:
- the nek8 gene encoding serine/threonine-protein kinase Nek8, with translation MEKYEKIKVVGRGAFGIVHLCRRRSDGAFVILKEIPVEQMSRDERLAAQNECQVLKLLNHPNIIEYYENFLEDKALMIAMEYAPGGTLADYIQKRCNSLLDEDTILHFFVQILLALYHVHNKLILHRDLKTQNILLDKHQMIVKIGDFGISKILVSKSKAYTVVGTPCYISPELCEGKPYNQKSDIWALGCVLYELASLKRAFEAANLPALVLKIMSGTFAPISDRYSPELRQLILNMLNLDPSKRPQLNEIMALPICIRPLLNLYTDIGNVKMRRIEKPLSTVQTGPQSRPGGRVPTSRSRDGSVGLGSGKLHSLPLSSVYTWGSGISTPLRLPMLNTEVLQVSLGRTQKMGVTKSGRLITWEAPSVGSGEASLPGVVEQMQPQFISRFLEGQSGVTIKSVSCGDLFTTCMTDRGIIMTFGSGSNGCLGHGNFNDVTQPKIVEALLGYELVQVSCGASHVLAVTNEREVFAWGRGDNGRLGLGTQDTHNCPQQVCLPVEFEAQRVVCGVDCSMIISTQYSIVACGSNRFNKLGLDKIASGEEPNPSNQVEEVHSYSPVQSGPLNSEKTVYIDIGTAHSVAVTERGQCFTFGSNQHGQMGCSSRRSSRVPYLVPGLQGITMAACGDAFTLAIGSEGEVYTWGKGARGRLGRKEEDSGIPKAVQLDESHPFTVTSVACCHGNTLLAVKPLLEEPVPR, from the exons ATGGAGAAGTATGAGAAAATCAAAGTTGTTGGAAGAGGAGCTTTCGG GATCGTTCACCTGTGCCGCAGGCGCAGCGACGGGGCCTTTGTCATCCTGAAGGAGATCCCAGTGGAGCAGATGTCACGAGACGAGCGTCTGGCGGCTCAGAACGAGTGTCAGGTGCTCAAACTGCTCAACCACCCAAATATCATAGAGTATTATGAGAACTTCCTGGAAGACAAGGCCCTCATGATCGCCATGGAATATGCACCAG GAGGCACCTTGGCTGACTACATACAGAAGCGTTGTAACTCCCTGCTGGACGAGGATACCATTCTTCACTTTTTTGTACAGATCTTACTTGCTCTGTACCACGTACACAACAAACTCATCCTGCACCGAGACCTCAAGACACAGAATATTCTTCTTGATAAGCATCAGATGATCGTCAAAATCGGTGACTTTGGCATCTCCAAAATCCTTGTCAGCAAGAGCAAAGCCTACACA GTGGTTGGGACTCCTTGCTATATCTCCCCAGAGCTGTGTGAAGGAAAGCCGTacaaccagaagagtgacatctgggCTTTAGGCTGCGTGCTGTATGAGCTGGCGAGCCTCAAGAGAGCCTTCGAAGCTGCT AATCTACCCGCTCTCGTTCTGAAGATCATGAGCGGTACCTTTGCTCCGATCTCAGATCGGTACAGCCCAGAGCTCCGACAGCTCATCCTTAACATGCTCAATCTGGATCCATCCAAGCGGCCTCAACTCAATGAAATAATGGCTCTTCCAATATGCATCAGGCCCCTTCTTAACCTCTACACGGATATAGGCAACGTGAAAATGCGAAG GATTGAAAAACCACTATCTACTGTGCAAACTGGTCCTCAAAGCAGACCAGGAGGGAGAGTTCCTACTAGCAGATCCAGAG ATGGATCAGTGGGTTTAGGATCTGGAAAGCTGCATTCTCTCCCGCTGTCCTCGGTGTATACATGGGGCAGTGGCATCTCAACGCCTCTCCGCCTGCCAATGCTCAACACTGAAGTGCTACAGGTGTCTCTTGGTCGCACGCAGAAGATGGGAGTCACCAAGTCCGGCCGTCTGATAACATGGGAG GCTCCGTCAGTGGGATCTGGTGAGGCCAGTCTTCCCGGTGTGGTGGAGCAGATGCAGCCTCAGTTCATTTCTCGCTTCCTCGAGGGTCAGTCTGGAGTCACCATCAAGTCCGTGTCCTGTGGCGATCTCTTCACCACCTGCATGACAG ACAGGGGCATTATCATGACGTTTGGGAGCGGGAGCAACGGTTGCCTGGGACACGGTAACTTTAATGATGTAACACAG CCCAAGATAGTGGAGGCACTCCTCGGCTATGAGCTGGTTCAGGTGTCCTGCGGTGCTTCCCATGTACTCGCTGTGACCAATGAAAGAGAAGTATTTGCCTGGGGAAGAGGAGACAATG GTCGCCTCGGGCTCGGTACCCAAGACACCCACAACTGTCCACAGCAGGTGTGTCTACCTGTGGAATTTGAAGCCCAGAGGGTGGTTTGTGGAGTCGACTGCTCCATGATAATCAGCACCCAATACAGCATAGTGGCATGTGGAAGCAACAG GTTCAACAAGCTTGGCCTGGACAAGATTGCCTCAGGAGAGGAACCAAATCCCTCCAATCAAGTGGAAGAAGTTCATTCTTACAGTCCAGTCCAATCAGGCCCGCTCAACAGTGAAAAGACTGTTTACATTGACATCGGGACAGCTCATTCTGTTGCTGTTACAG AAAGAGGTCAGTGTTTTACCTTCGGCAGCAACCAGCACGGACAGATGGGCTGCAGTTCCCGTCGTAGCAGCCGTGTTCCCTACCTGGTGCCTGGCCTGCAGGGTATCACCATGGCTGCATGTGGCGACGCCTTCACCTTAGCCATTGGATCTG AAGGGGAGGTATACACGTGGGGAAAGGGGGCCCGCGGCCGACTCGGTAGAAAAGAGGAGGACTCTGGGATACCGAAGGCGGTGCAGCTCGACGAGAGTCACCCGTTCACGGTGACATCGGTGgcttgttgtcatggcaacacTCTGCTGGCAGTGAAAC CTCTGCTTGAGGAGCCGGTCCCGAGATGA